The Shewanella zhangzhouensis genome has a window encoding:
- a CDS encoding TetR/AcrR family transcriptional regulator, whose amino-acid sequence MARSCNFCKEEKLEQAMNLFWQKGYEGTSVADLVEHLGINRFSLYNSFGDKLTLYREALRRYLYTRGLTGLGPLQADDADMDALMNLVEEFAAKQKDQQFGCFMQNALLERSVEDDEVRRLGNELFEGLEQAFCKVIARYQTKARAAELAAFLVMQLQGIRVLGKSGQFALLDAAMVVLRGEIQRWKTPA is encoded by the coding sequence AAAAGCTGGAACAGGCCATGAACCTGTTTTGGCAAAAAGGCTATGAGGGGACCTCGGTGGCCGATCTGGTCGAGCATTTGGGGATTAACCGTTTCAGCCTGTACAACAGCTTTGGCGATAAGCTGACGTTGTACCGTGAGGCGCTGCGCCGTTACCTCTACACCCGCGGCCTGACCGGACTGGGGCCACTTCAAGCCGATGATGCCGACATGGACGCCCTGATGAATTTGGTGGAAGAGTTTGCCGCCAAGCAAAAAGATCAGCAGTTTGGCTGCTTTATGCAAAACGCGCTCTTGGAGCGCAGTGTGGAAGATGACGAAGTCAGGCGTCTTGGCAATGAGCTGTTTGAAGGGCTGGAGCAGGCATTTTGTAAGGTGATTGCACGCTATCAGACCAAAGCGCGCGCCGCCGAACTGGCGGCCTTTCTGGTGATGCAGCTACAAGGTATTCGGGTGCTGGGCAAGTCAGGGCAGTTTGCCCTGCTCGATGCCGCCATGGTGGTGCTCAGAGGCGAAATCCAGCGTTGGAAAACGCCTGCCTGA
- a CDS encoding DUF2461 domain-containing protein has product MFTQATFDFLAALEANNERDWFKANQHTYEDQVRTPALELIEAAAPGIVALSPRLTAVAKKVGGSLMRPQRDTRFGHDKRPYKTNVGIQFRHFQGKDVHAPGLYLHIANDGCFIGAGIWHPEPKALNAIRSCIDENPAAYQKALKALTDGGFAMDGDSLSRPPRGFDKGHPLIDELKRKDFIAVKSLANHEVLQPGFASRLTAEFKHCQQLMRYLCFALELDY; this is encoded by the coding sequence ATGTTCACCCAAGCGACCTTCGACTTTCTTGCCGCACTCGAAGCCAATAACGAGCGCGACTGGTTCAAGGCCAATCAGCACACCTATGAAGACCAGGTGCGCACCCCTGCCCTTGAATTAATTGAAGCGGCCGCCCCCGGCATAGTGGCCTTATCACCCAGGCTCACGGCGGTGGCAAAGAAGGTGGGGGGCAGCCTGATGCGGCCCCAGCGGGACACCCGTTTTGGCCATGACAAACGCCCTTACAAGACCAATGTCGGTATTCAGTTCCGGCATTTTCAGGGCAAGGATGTGCATGCACCCGGGCTGTATCTGCATATCGCCAATGATGGCTGCTTTATTGGCGCCGGCATCTGGCACCCCGAGCCCAAGGCGCTCAATGCCATCCGAAGCTGTATCGATGAAAACCCCGCCGCCTATCAAAAAGCGCTTAAGGCCCTGACTGACGGCGGTTTTGCCATGGACGGCGACAGCCTGTCACGTCCGCCGCGCGGCTTTGACAAGGGGCACCCTTTAATTGATGAGCTGAAACGCAAAGACTTTATCGCCGTGAAATCCCTGGCAAATCACGAGGTGCTGCAACCCGGTTTTGCATCAAGGCTCACCGCCGAGTTTAAACACTGCCAACAGCTGATGCGCTATTTGTGCTTTGCGCTGGAGCTGGATTACTGA
- a CDS encoding PhnA domain-containing protein, with protein sequence MTDAISRACGKCELCSAETELSLFEVPASGDRTDNDIALCGTCQAQIADTATLDVNHWRCLNDSMWSTVPAVQVMAARMLKELSSETWAQDLLDMMYLDEDTQAWVDAANAEAALDADAAPTLDSNGAQLAAGDTVVIIKDLNVKGTSFVAKRGTAVRNIALTNNPEHIEGRVNGTRIVILSCYVKKS encoded by the coding sequence ATGACCGATGCAATCAGCCGTGCCTGCGGCAAATGTGAACTCTGCAGCGCAGAAACCGAACTTTCCCTGTTTGAAGTGCCAGCCAGTGGCGATCGCACTGACAACGATATCGCTCTGTGCGGTACCTGTCAGGCGCAAATCGCCGACACCGCCACCCTGGATGTAAACCACTGGCGCTGTCTGAACGACAGCATGTGGAGCACAGTGCCTGCCGTGCAGGTAATGGCCGCCCGTATGCTCAAAGAACTTTCCAGCGAAACCTGGGCTCAGGATCTGCTGGATATGATGTATCTGGACGAAGACACCCAGGCCTGGGTAGACGCGGCCAACGCCGAAGCTGCGCTGGATGCCGACGCAGCCCCCACACTGGACAGCAATGGTGCTCAGCTCGCCGCCGGTGATACCGTGGTGATCATCAAAGACCTGAACGTGAAGGGCACCAGTTTTGTGGCCAAGCGCGGCACCGCCGTGCGTAACATTGCCCTGACAAACAATCCCGAGCATATCGAAGGCCGGGTAAACGGTACCCGCATCGTTATTTTGAGCTGCTACGTTAAGAAATCCTGA
- a CDS encoding succinylglutamate desuccinylase/aspartoacylase family protein, with protein sequence MARKREPFELGGTQVAAGTQATVRLPVARLYNDTPVDLQVEVFHGNKAGPVLLVCAAIHGDELNGIEICRRLQGRINPKALSGTVLMVPVVNVFGFIQKSRYLPDRRDLNRCFPGSEKGALTSRLAHLVTRELVSRATHILDLHTGAIHRDNLPQIRCNTDDEVLMGMARAFGAPLIMHSDAKGNSLRGYAAKAGVPCILYEAGEALRFSEAAIRTGLKGAVNLLRHLGMQKGRLSRGGTDVAAARSYWIRSEADGLVLQKVKLGQRVNKGNILAYLASPHSQDTLPIRSPSDGIVIGITNIPVTNEGEGLYHIAQFAGDEIEIVNEQLDEFLMEYA encoded by the coding sequence ATGGCCAGAAAACGTGAACCCTTCGAACTCGGCGGCACTCAGGTGGCTGCCGGCACTCAAGCCACGGTGCGTCTGCCGGTGGCACGACTCTACAACGATACGCCGGTCGACCTTCAGGTCGAGGTGTTTCATGGCAACAAGGCAGGCCCCGTGCTCTTGGTCTGCGCCGCTATCCATGGTGATGAGCTCAACGGCATCGAAATTTGTCGCCGTCTGCAGGGGCGTATCAATCCCAAGGCTCTCAGCGGTACCGTGCTCATGGTGCCCGTGGTCAACGTGTTTGGTTTTATTCAAAAGTCCCGTTATTTGCCCGACAGGCGCGATCTTAACCGCTGTTTCCCCGGCTCAGAGAAGGGGGCACTCACCAGTCGTCTGGCTCACCTGGTCACCCGGGAGCTGGTATCCCGTGCAACCCATATTCTTGATTTGCACACAGGTGCCATTCACCGCGATAACCTGCCGCAAATCCGCTGCAATACCGATGATGAGGTGCTGATGGGCATGGCAAGGGCCTTTGGTGCGCCCCTGATTATGCACAGCGATGCCAAGGGCAACTCGCTGCGTGGGTACGCAGCAAAAGCCGGTGTGCCCTGTATTTTGTATGAAGCAGGAGAAGCGCTGCGATTTTCCGAGGCGGCCATTCGTACGGGCCTCAAGGGCGCGGTTAACCTGTTGCGCCACCTGGGCATGCAGAAGGGCAGATTGTCCCGAGGCGGCACCGATGTGGCGGCGGCCCGCAGCTACTGGATACGCTCCGAGGCCGACGGCCTGGTGCTGCAAAAAGTAAAATTGGGGCAGCGGGTGAACAAGGGGAATATTCTGGCGTATCTGGCCAGCCCCCACAGCCAGGACACCCTGCCCATTCGCTCTCCCAGCGACGGTATCGTCATAGGCATCACCAATATCCCGGTTACCAATGAGGGGGAGGGGCTTTACCATATTGCCCAGTTTGCCGGTGACGAAATTGAAATCGTTAACGAACAACTGGATGAGTTTTTGATGGAATACGCCTAA
- a CDS encoding fumarylacetoacetate hydrolase family protein: protein MKQVFLSGRAVSPSKVVCIGRNYVAHAEELGNEVPTEPVVFVKPASAIGNVLHSIQDEVLHYEAEICFMVAGGQLVAASVGLDLTKRATQNRLKTKGLPWERAKAFDGSALFGEFVPCSSSEGLSLVFSCDGVVLQQGGCELMLFSPEQLLEEVASFMTLEDGDILMTGTPAGVGPLQAGGHYRAELRRGDELLTSVSWTAH from the coding sequence ATGAAGCAGGTGTTTTTATCGGGCCGGGCGGTATCGCCGTCCAAGGTGGTCTGTATTGGCCGTAACTACGTGGCCCACGCAGAAGAGCTCGGCAACGAAGTGCCCACCGAGCCCGTTGTTTTTGTTAAGCCTGCCAGCGCCATTGGTAATGTGCTGCACAGCATCCAGGACGAAGTGCTCCACTATGAGGCTGAAATTTGCTTTATGGTGGCCGGCGGCCAATTGGTGGCCGCCAGTGTGGGCCTGGACTTAACCAAGCGAGCGACCCAAAACCGCCTGAAAACCAAAGGCTTGCCCTGGGAGCGGGCAAAGGCCTTCGATGGCTCTGCACTCTTTGGTGAGTTTGTGCCCTGCTCGAGCAGTGAAGGGCTTAGTCTGGTGTTCAGTTGTGATGGCGTCGTGTTGCAGCAGGGCGGCTGCGAGCTGATGTTGTTCTCACCCGAGCAACTGCTTGAGGAGGTCGCTTCATTTATGACGCTGGAAGATGGCGACATTCTGATGACGGGAACCCCCGCGGGTGTTGGCCCCTTACAGGCGGGAGGGCACTACCGCGCCGAGCTGCGCCGTGGTGATGAGCTGTTGACCAGTGTGAGTTGGACGGCACACTGA
- a CDS encoding substrate-binding periplasmic protein gives MVRLFLFVTLPFCAVLASAGELRACIDEFPPYQSLIPEPHGDNIAALRLLARLIDHDPVFLPSPNFARCQRMLDTGDADIVAGVIASAERQQRWILLPYRRDSRYLFLTRPGGVTVSRYDDLLGHSIAVSRNTMYFDDFDNDNRLKKEVVGDLVTGVRMLLADRVDVVIAPENALPFLSREFSNFAQAVQASEYRYQEDRVIQFALSRQHRLDIDEQRLRRVITEAFEQSLFESALQAMPASAQ, from the coding sequence ATGGTCAGGCTCTTTCTCTTTGTGACATTGCCTTTCTGTGCCGTCCTTGCCTCGGCAGGGGAGCTGCGAGCCTGTATCGATGAGTTTCCGCCCTATCAGAGTCTGATACCTGAGCCCCATGGCGATAACATTGCCGCATTGAGGCTGCTCGCCAGGCTTATAGACCATGACCCCGTGTTCTTGCCCAGCCCGAACTTTGCCCGTTGTCAGCGCATGCTCGATACAGGGGATGCCGATATTGTCGCTGGCGTCATTGCCAGTGCGGAGCGGCAACAGCGATGGATCCTGTTACCTTACCGCCGGGACAGCCGCTACCTGTTTCTGACCCGGCCCGGCGGTGTCACCGTAAGCCGCTATGATGACCTACTGGGCCACAGCATCGCTGTAAGTCGTAATACCATGTATTTTGATGATTTTGATAATGATAACCGCTTGAAAAAAGAGGTGGTCGGCGACCTGGTCACGGGGGTGAGAATGTTGCTGGCAGACAGGGTTGACGTGGTGATAGCCCCCGAAAATGCCCTGCCATTCCTCAGTCGCGAGTTTTCAAACTTTGCCCAGGCAGTGCAGGCATCTGAGTACCGATATCAGGAGGACAGGGTTATCCAATTTGCCTTAAGCCGCCAGCACCGCCTGGACATCGATGAGCAAAGGCTGCGGCGGGTGATTACCGAGGCCTTTGAACAATCCTTATTTGAGTCGGCGCTGCAGGCCATGCCCGCCAGCGCCCAATAG
- a CDS encoding DUF333 domain-containing protein, whose amino-acid sequence MPKPYISLPALLICAAMGGCDNAPPAPSADTAAPETVKTAVDESSKVNSAQAPTLANPAAEFCEKMGGQYALAAPGEGSHDEKGECHLPNGKVVDAWTLYRAHAKAVTDSASADAGKPVSTAPVSMPNPAAEYCEKIGGQYLIKQQEEGEAGMCQLADGTTMNAWDLFRSHHKAQ is encoded by the coding sequence ATGCCCAAGCCCTACATCAGTCTGCCTGCCCTGTTAATCTGTGCCGCCATGGGTGGCTGTGATAATGCGCCGCCGGCCCCAAGCGCTGACACTGCCGCTCCCGAAACGGTAAAAACCGCCGTGGATGAGTCATCAAAGGTCAATAGTGCACAAGCCCCTACCTTGGCCAATCCTGCGGCTGAGTTTTGCGAAAAAATGGGCGGGCAATATGCATTGGCAGCCCCAGGCGAAGGAAGTCATGACGAAAAAGGGGAATGTCATCTGCCCAACGGCAAGGTAGTGGATGCCTGGACCCTATATCGCGCCCACGCAAAAGCCGTGACAGATTCGGCCAGTGCCGACGCGGGAAAACCGGTCAGCACAGCGCCTGTGTCCATGCCTAACCCCGCCGCCGAATATTGTGAAAAAATTGGTGGCCAATACCTTATCAAGCAGCAAGAGGAGGGTGAGGCAGGAATGTGTCAGCTTGCCGACGGCACCACAATGAATGCCTGGGATTTATTTAGATCCCACCACAAGGCACAGTGA
- a CDS encoding DMT family transporter — protein sequence MALGAWLKLLLLSAIWGASFLFIRIGVTELGPAWLMFLRVTFAALFLLGGAIYLKKALIGSAPLKHFVILGGINTALPFLLYGFAATELAASLMSVLNATAPLWSTLLLAIWQRAMPRGAALGGLITGFCGVVLLAGVESLSLSAEGLWALAAGLGAAVCYAFASIYTKASNHGNAYSNAHGCMWAASAWLLPTLLFAAPPESMPSSGTLAAVVTLGVLCSGVAYLLYFRLIDEVGATSALTVTFLIPVFGILWGALFLGEHIGWHTLLGTAIILLGTAISTGSLPRLRRFAGERV from the coding sequence ATGGCCTTGGGGGCTTGGTTAAAACTATTATTGCTGTCGGCAATTTGGGGCGCGTCTTTTTTATTTATCCGCATCGGGGTGACTGAGCTCGGGCCCGCGTGGCTGATGTTTCTGCGGGTCACCTTTGCTGCCTTATTCCTGCTCGGCGGCGCCATCTATCTGAAAAAGGCTCTTATAGGCTCGGCGCCCCTCAAGCACTTCGTCATTCTTGGCGGCATCAATACCGCGCTGCCGTTTCTGCTTTATGGTTTTGCCGCCACTGAGCTTGCTGCGTCCCTGATGTCCGTGCTCAATGCCACGGCGCCGCTGTGGAGCACGTTGCTGCTTGCCATCTGGCAAAGGGCCATGCCAAGGGGCGCCGCCCTGGGTGGACTTATCACAGGTTTTTGTGGCGTGGTGCTGCTGGCGGGCGTGGAGAGTTTATCGCTTTCTGCCGAGGGGCTTTGGGCCCTGGCTGCGGGGCTTGGCGCCGCTGTCTGTTACGCCTTTGCCAGCATTTACACCAAGGCATCCAATCATGGCAATGCCTACAGCAATGCCCACGGCTGCATGTGGGCCGCCAGCGCCTGGCTGTTGCCCACCTTGCTGTTTGCCGCGCCCCCAGAATCCATGCCTTCCTCTGGCACCCTGGCTGCTGTGGTGACTCTGGGGGTACTGTGCAGCGGTGTGGCCTATCTTTTGTATTTCAGGCTAATCGATGAAGTGGGCGCCACCTCGGCATTAACCGTCACCTTCCTTATTCCGGTATTCGGTATCCTGTGGGGGGCCTTGTTCCTGGGTGAACATATCGGCTGGCACACCCTCCTTGGCACCGCCATCATTTTGCTTGGTACGGCCATCAGTACCGGCAGCTTACCGCGGCTGCGCCGCTTTGCAGGAGAGCGAGTCTGA
- a CDS encoding GNAT family N-acetyltransferase translates to MPFIADETPAFAEVVKSKIAAFNAGHWDASQRRPIGFKQLHDNGELAAGIAGRTFGNWCLIDNFWVCDSLRGQGIGSALLATAEEEALARGCRWLLLDTLAFQAPAFYKSRGYHTVWCQSDYPFDGGQRFYMVKKLQAE, encoded by the coding sequence ATGCCCTTTATTGCCGATGAAACTCCGGCGTTTGCCGAGGTGGTGAAAAGTAAGATTGCCGCCTTCAATGCCGGGCACTGGGATGCCAGCCAACGTCGGCCCATAGGCTTCAAACAGCTCCATGACAACGGTGAACTTGCAGCCGGTATCGCCGGGCGCACCTTTGGTAACTGGTGCCTGATTGATAACTTTTGGGTGTGCGACAGTTTGCGGGGGCAGGGGATTGGCAGCGCCTTACTGGCCACGGCCGAAGAGGAAGCTCTTGCCAGAGGGTGTCGATGGTTACTGCTCGATACCCTGGCGTTTCAGGCGCCCGCGTTTTACAAAAGCCGCGGTTATCACACCGTTTGGTGTCAGTCCGACTATCCATTCGACGGTGGCCAGCGCTTTTACATGGTGAAAAAACTGCAAGCCGAATGA